The Thermococcus sp. genome includes a window with the following:
- a CDS encoding respiratory chain complex I subunit 1 family protein, translating to MFEVALKALFLLLYATFVGFLFMGIIRKVSARIHRRVGPPLYQPILDTIKLLSKKSNITHGLIYDFGIIYALGATILALFFIPIGSVSILRAYGDLILITFLLEIPMLGIMFAAMSSGNPWAGLGAQRALLTLLAIQVPLGFAIVALAEFYGTFSTYQIVMAQQVSGWSIIHVPLLLAAIAYDIVLQAMFGKEPFDIMIAPGEISLGPMVEFGGKHMGILQIQHAIALFAETLFFSNIFLGGAVVTAFASPVLNTIASLGILLVKQIAVLMVAIFIGNIFPRFTIDQAAKFYWKWPTIIAALGAVLASL from the coding sequence ATGTTTGAAGTTGCGCTGAAAGCCCTCTTCCTATTACTTTACGCGACCTTCGTAGGGTTCCTCTTCATGGGCATCATAAGGAAGGTGTCAGCGAGAATACACAGAAGGGTCGGTCCGCCGCTCTACCAGCCGATACTCGATACCATAAAGCTCCTCTCAAAGAAGAGCAACATAACCCACGGCCTCATCTACGACTTCGGAATCATCTACGCCCTCGGAGCGACCATACTGGCGCTGTTTTTCATTCCGATAGGCAGCGTCAGCATACTCAGGGCCTACGGTGACCTCATCCTCATCACGTTCCTGCTTGAGATACCGATGCTCGGAATAATGTTTGCCGCAATGAGCTCAGGAAACCCGTGGGCAGGTCTCGGTGCCCAGCGTGCACTGCTCACGCTGCTCGCCATACAGGTGCCCCTCGGCTTTGCCATAGTAGCCCTGGCCGAGTTCTACGGAACCTTCAGCACGTACCAGATAGTCATGGCCCAGCAGGTCAGCGGGTGGAGCATAATCCACGTGCCCCTCCTGCTGGCGGCTATAGCCTACGACATAGTCCTCCAAGCGATGTTCGGAAAGGAGCCCTTCGACATCATGATCGCACCGGGTGAAATATCCCTCGGTCCAATGGTCGAGTTCGGCGGCAAGCACATGGGAATCCTCCAGATACAGCACGCCATAGCCCTCTTCGCAGAGACGCTGTTCTTCAGCAACATCTTCCTCGGAGGTGCCGTGGTCACTGCCTTCGCAAGTCCAGTACTCAACACGATAGCCAGCCTCGGAATCCTCCTCGTCAAGCAGATAGCGGTGCTCATGGTGGCAATATTCATCGGCAACATCTTCCCGAGGTTCACCATCGACCAGGCCGCCAAGTTCTACTGGAAGTGGCCCACGATAATAGCCGCGCTTGGAGCCGTGCTTGCAAGTCTGTGA
- a CDS encoding NADH-quinone oxidoreductase subunit K — MISVYYFGAIALVLIGLYAILVKKNLLKILIGLSIMETGVNLLLISIGYVSGRSAPILSEGIGPNQAVDPIPQALVLTAIVIGVATTAMALSVAILIYEKYGTLNIEEIRRLRG; from the coding sequence ATGATCAGCGTTTACTACTTCGGGGCCATAGCCCTTGTGCTGATAGGTCTCTATGCCATCCTCGTCAAGAAAAACCTGCTCAAGATACTCATTGGACTGAGCATAATGGAAACCGGGGTCAACCTTCTCCTCATCAGCATCGGCTACGTCTCCGGAAGGAGCGCGCCCATACTGAGTGAGGGCATCGGCCCGAACCAGGCCGTTGATCCAATCCCGCAGGCGCTCGTGCTCACCGCAATAGTTATCGGCGTCGCAACCACGGCCATGGCCCTTAGCGTTGCCATTCTAATCTACGAAAAGTACGGAACACTCAACATTGAGGAGATAAGGAGGTTGAGAGGATGA
- a CDS encoding proton-conducting transporter membrane subunit — protein sequence MNELLVIIFAPLIAGVIAWALDIKIVRELFGIAGAVIPLSYLIYLYPTIDSGKMIQYTANFAGFTFNFALTQLSWVFGMIAGVVGLAAVLGMASTSRSSYEWLFALMSLTGVFGIFLSYDLLAFFIFWEIMTFGSFMMVLKYNKSASLKYFILSVIGAYAMLIAIGIIYARVGSFSFIKVYNAFAQDAALGMVGGETLFSRGDMAAIFGLFLVAFGVKAGTFPLHVWAPDAYSETNQSYTAMFSGVLSKTGVYGFILLYMLMGYRLMAEFGTFRSVPSFGYIIAFLGGLTIIVGGLLAALQEDIRKLFAYSSISQIGYILVAIGVGSALSIEAGIYHAISHALFKGLFFLIVATIIYRTGKTEFKDMGGLAEKMPVTFAMAFVAILSLAGIPPLVGFASKWLILEAVISQNMPILGGMVFFGSAIGFVYLIRFTYAVWFGQRPTDLDDVKDAPLPLAIGMGILALLNVVFGIAPGLVAGELNKIIGKEVIGGTIWELDIGVGKYNGLLITIWLVIGLLIAAIIYFLGAKVRRVPVTDTYQAGNPVTMDYNLTIRRNFFLPLKEALSFWLRISFDKLYKDIGKTAEDFAETLRNYIYNGNVQSYAWYLAIILLILAMWGV from the coding sequence ATTAACGAACTCTTGGTAATCATTTTTGCGCCCCTCATAGCGGGAGTCATAGCCTGGGCGCTCGACATCAAAATAGTGCGGGAGCTGTTTGGCATAGCGGGTGCGGTGATCCCCCTCTCGTACCTGATTTACCTGTACCCGACAATAGACTCAGGAAAGATGATACAGTACACTGCCAACTTTGCCGGCTTTACGTTTAACTTTGCCCTGACCCAGCTCAGCTGGGTATTCGGCATGATAGCCGGCGTCGTTGGCCTGGCCGCGGTGCTCGGCATGGCCTCGACCTCAAGGAGCAGCTACGAGTGGCTTTTCGCCCTCATGAGCCTCACAGGTGTCTTTGGAATATTCCTGTCATACGACCTGCTGGCGTTCTTCATATTCTGGGAGATCATGACCTTCGGAAGCTTCATGATGGTACTCAAGTACAACAAATCCGCCTCGCTCAAGTACTTCATCCTGAGCGTCATAGGCGCCTACGCCATGCTGATAGCAATAGGCATCATCTACGCCAGGGTCGGTTCCTTCAGCTTTATCAAGGTTTACAACGCCTTCGCACAGGACGCTGCCCTCGGCATGGTCGGGGGAGAGACCCTGTTCAGCAGGGGCGATATGGCCGCCATCTTCGGGCTCTTCCTGGTGGCCTTCGGCGTTAAGGCGGGAACCTTCCCGCTCCACGTCTGGGCACCTGACGCTTACAGTGAGACCAACCAGAGCTACACCGCGATGTTCAGCGGTGTTCTCAGCAAGACGGGCGTTTATGGATTCATACTCCTCTATATGCTGATGGGCTACAGACTCATGGCGGAGTTCGGAACCTTCAGGAGCGTTCCCTCTTTCGGATACATAATTGCCTTCCTCGGAGGCCTGACGATAATCGTGGGTGGTCTTCTGGCGGCCCTTCAGGAGGACATCAGGAAGCTCTTCGCGTACTCCAGCATAAGCCAGATAGGCTACATCCTCGTCGCAATAGGCGTTGGAAGCGCCCTCAGCATCGAGGCGGGCATATACCACGCCATAAGCCACGCCCTCTTCAAGGGACTGTTCTTCCTCATCGTGGCGACGATAATATACCGCACCGGGAAGACGGAGTTCAAGGACATGGGCGGTCTGGCTGAGAAGATGCCAGTAACCTTCGCCATGGCCTTCGTCGCAATCCTAAGCCTGGCAGGAATACCGCCGCTCGTCGGCTTCGCAAGCAAGTGGCTGATATTAGAGGCTGTGATAAGCCAGAACATGCCCATACTGGGCGGCATGGTGTTCTTTGGAAGCGCAATAGGCTTCGTCTATCTCATCAGGTTCACCTACGCTGTCTGGTTCGGACAGAGGCCGACTGACCTCGACGATGTCAAAGACGCCCCGCTCCCGCTTGCGATAGGCATGGGCATACTCGCCTTGCTCAACGTGGTCTTCGGTATCGCCCCGGGTCTCGTTGCTGGAGAGCTCAACAAGATAATAGGCAAGGAGGTCATCGGCGGAACCATCTGGGAGCTTGACATCGGTGTCGGCAAGTACAACGGACTTCTCATCACAATCTGGCTCGTCATCGGCCTGCTGATAGCGGCGATAATATACTTCCTCGGCGCAAAGGTCAGGAGGGTTCCGGTCACGGACACCTACCAGGCAGGAAACCCCGTCACCATGGACTACAACCTCACCATAAGGAGGAACTTCTTCCTGCCGCTCAAGGAGGCGCTGTCGTTCTGGCTCAGGATAAGCTTCGACAAGCTCTACAAGGACATTGGAAAGACGGCTGAGGACTTTGCCGAGACCCTCAGGAACTATATCTACAATGGAAACGTCCAGAGCTATGCCTGGTATCTGGCCATAATACTCCTGATACTGGCAATGTGGGGGGTGTGA
- a CDS encoding Na(+)/H(+) antiporter subunit B, which translates to MMKRLLAIILILIVGYWLAQGLAGVPFGQDKMLVGQYYLDNVKQQTGAVNAVTAVVVNYRGFDTLGEVTVLFIASTGVGALLWKRKKKRSAKTEGSIVLTTGTRLLVPFVMIFGAYIFIHGHLTPGGGFPGGATIATAFLLLYLAFITYEIPHRGFEKTEGLAGMGYVLVGLIGLVIGGYFLFDWIWQTWNFGTGNIGRLLSGGFIPIIYTIIGIKVGTELSGIIDGMIKEEVSE; encoded by the coding sequence ATGATGAAGCGCCTCCTTGCGATAATCCTCATCCTCATCGTGGGTTACTGGCTCGCGCAGGGCCTGGCCGGTGTGCCCTTCGGTCAGGACAAGATGCTCGTTGGACAGTACTACCTCGACAATGTAAAGCAGCAGACTGGGGCAGTTAACGCGGTAACGGCCGTTGTTGTCAACTACCGTGGTTTTGACACTCTCGGTGAGGTCACCGTCCTGTTCATCGCATCAACCGGCGTTGGGGCACTCCTCTGGAAGAGGAAGAAAAAGAGGAGCGCCAAGACCGAGGGCTCAATAGTCCTCACAACCGGGACAAGACTTCTTGTGCCCTTCGTGATGATATTCGGCGCCTACATCTTCATTCACGGACACCTCACACCGGGCGGAGGATTCCCCGGTGGAGCCACCATAGCGACGGCCTTCCTGTTGCTCTACCTGGCGTTCATAACCTATGAGATACCCCACAGGGGCTTCGAGAAGACCGAAGGGCTTGCTGGAATGGGCTACGTCCTTGTCGGCCTCATCGGACTCGTGATAGGCGGCTACTTCCTCTTTGACTGGATATGGCAGACATGGAACTTCGGCACCGGGAACATCGGACGGCTGCTCAGCGGCGGCTTCATACCGATAATCTACACCATCATCGGAATCAAGGTCGGCACGGAGCTCAGCGGAATTATCGACGGCATGATCAAGGAGGAGGTGAGCGAATGA
- a CDS encoding proton-conducting transporter membrane subunit, translating to MNGQYAALLIALPLISAFFVPLLKGAGKNAIKYFLIAVTALQTGIAALVFQQVYTTGQPIIVMAGGWKPPVGINLYFGHFAALFVLIVAAVSFLMAVFSLEAIKVEPIDKYAMLFLLLMLGATGMIATGDIFNLFVFMEITAISAYALTAYNKTGEAAEASMKYIVLGGIGSSFFLIGVALIYGSLGTLNMAQIAQLAATMDPTVAQVGLALIIFGLAVEAEIFPLNAWAPDAYQAAPHPITAMFSAFVVKAGLYAMARLLYLMQDVGSWNSVLRLLVILATLTVIVAELAALRQRNVKRMIAYSSIAQIGLIALAFALGTPSGVDAGVFHMVNHAIVKAMLFLAVGYVAMTLGGAEIENFRGLGRRMPLMAFAISVGAIATVGIPLFNIFWSKVRIILATLNVGYTWAAVLVLAASVVEAVYYFRLLHVIWFEGDGERINENLAIGLMVLFLAALVVVIGIYPDYAWSLAQKAGNDIFNVAQYIKNVPLMGVGA from the coding sequence ATGAACGGGCAGTATGCCGCTCTGCTCATAGCGTTACCCCTCATCAGCGCGTTCTTCGTGCCCCTGCTGAAGGGTGCCGGGAAGAACGCCATCAAGTACTTCCTCATCGCAGTCACGGCCCTTCAGACGGGAATAGCCGCGCTCGTCTTCCAGCAGGTGTACACCACCGGCCAGCCGATAATCGTTATGGCCGGGGGCTGGAAGCCGCCCGTTGGAATCAACCTGTACTTCGGCCACTTCGCGGCGCTGTTCGTGCTCATCGTTGCCGCGGTCAGCTTCCTGATGGCGGTCTTCAGCCTTGAGGCCATCAAGGTCGAGCCGATAGACAAGTACGCCATGCTGTTCCTGCTCCTCATGCTCGGTGCAACGGGCATGATAGCGACGGGAGACATCTTCAACCTCTTCGTCTTCATGGAGATAACCGCAATCAGCGCCTACGCTCTGACGGCCTACAACAAGACCGGCGAAGCCGCGGAGGCTTCAATGAAGTACATAGTCCTCGGCGGGATAGGCTCAAGCTTCTTCCTCATAGGCGTGGCCCTCATCTACGGCTCCCTTGGAACCCTCAATATGGCCCAGATAGCCCAGCTAGCCGCAACAATGGACCCGACCGTTGCGCAGGTCGGACTCGCCCTGATAATATTCGGCCTGGCTGTTGAGGCTGAGATATTCCCGCTCAACGCTTGGGCACCCGACGCTTACCAGGCCGCACCGCACCCGATAACGGCCATGTTCTCGGCCTTCGTCGTCAAGGCAGGCCTTTACGCAATGGCAAGACTGCTGTACCTCATGCAGGACGTTGGAAGCTGGAACTCGGTCCTCAGACTGCTCGTTATACTGGCAACCCTCACGGTTATCGTTGCCGAGCTCGCCGCACTCAGGCAGAGGAACGTCAAGAGGATGATAGCTTACTCCAGTATCGCCCAGATCGGCCTCATTGCACTCGCCTTTGCCCTCGGCACTCCGAGCGGCGTCGATGCCGGGGTCTTCCACATGGTCAACCACGCCATTGTGAAGGCCATGCTCTTCCTTGCCGTGGGCTACGTTGCGATGACCCTTGGAGGAGCGGAGATCGAGAACTTCAGAGGACTTGGCAGGAGAATGCCCCTCATGGCCTTCGCGATATCCGTTGGCGCCATAGCCACCGTCGGAATACCGCTCTTCAACATATTCTGGAGCAAGGTCAGAATAATCCTGGCCACCCTTAACGTCGGCTATACCTGGGCGGCGGTACTTGTACTGGCGGCAAGCGTCGTGGAGGCGGTGTATTACTTCAGACTGCTCCACGTCATATGGTTCGAGGGAGACGGGGAGAGAATAAACGAGAACCTGGCGATAGGCCTTATGGTGCTCTTCCTCGCGGCCCTGGTTGTCGTCATAGGGATATACCCCGACTACGCATGGAGCCTTGCCCAGAAGGCCGGAAACGACATCTTCAACGTTGCCCAGTACATTAAGAACGTGCCACTGATGGGGGTGGGAGCATGA
- a CDS encoding DUF4040 domain-containing protein has protein sequence MNGVTLIEYLIVGIMVVSAVLAVEWRDLLAAAVGMAAVSLFASLLFFMLQAPDVAMTEAAIGAALSAAVFIFAIKRTQRFETEEEEKPGWWVRW, from the coding sequence ATGAACGGTGTAACACTCATCGAATACCTCATAGTTGGCATAATGGTGGTCTCCGCGGTACTCGCGGTCGAGTGGAGGGACCTGCTGGCGGCTGCCGTGGGAATGGCGGCGGTAAGCCTCTTCGCCTCACTGTTGTTCTTCATGCTTCAGGCACCGGACGTTGCAATGACGGAGGCTGCTATAGGCGCGGCGCTCAGTGCGGCGGTGTTCATCTTCGCAATCAAGAGAACCCAGCGCTTTGAGACAGAGGAGGAAGAAAAGCCCGGCTGGTGGGTGAGGTGGTGA
- the mnhG gene encoding monovalent cation/H(+) antiporter subunit G has protein sequence MNALTVIGEILVLLGTFFYILSSLGLIRMPDVYNRMQTATKSATLGSLGVIIGVGIWALGTDFGSIPWLTKTIVIAVFLLLTNPISAHALIRAAYRSGIPLWEGSVVDRYREHLEAKEKEAGSPENPDETPTKEGGEE, from the coding sequence ATGAACGCGCTCACTGTTATCGGCGAAATCTTGGTTCTCCTCGGAACGTTCTTCTACATACTCTCATCCCTGGGCCTCATCAGAATGCCCGACGTCTACAACAGAATGCAGACGGCCACCAAGAGCGCCACCTTAGGCTCTCTCGGCGTTATCATCGGTGTCGGCATCTGGGCCCTTGGAACAGACTTCGGAAGCATCCCCTGGCTCACAAAGACAATAGTCATAGCCGTCTTCCTCCTGCTCACGAACCCGATAAGCGCCCACGCGCTCATAAGGGCCGCCTACAGGAGCGGCATACCCCTCTGGGAGGGCAGTGTCGTTGACAGGTATAGGGAGCACCTGGAAGCAAAGGAAAAGGAGGCCGGCTCACCCGAGAACCCCGATGAAACTCCCACAAAGGAGGGTGGTGAGGAATGA
- a CDS encoding monovalent cation/H+ antiporter complex subunit F: MIGINVYLVLIAIATLLSMYRVFRGPTTVDRLVAVDIMTTITTGLMVLFALYYGRMIFLDVALVYAILAFGGVIAFARYMEGGL; encoded by the coding sequence TTATAGCCATAGCGACGCTTCTCAGCATGTACAGGGTCTTCAGGGGACCGACCACCGTCGACAGGCTCGTTGCGGTTGACATCATGACGACCATCACCACCGGACTGATGGTTCTCTTCGCGCTGTACTACGGGAGAATGATATTCCTCGATGTTGCGCTCGTTTACGCGATACTCGCCTTTGGAGGAGTCATAGCCTTCGCACGCTACATGGAGGGAGGCCTATGA